A genomic stretch from Flavobacterium humidisoli includes:
- a CDS encoding TonB-dependent receptor plug domain-containing protein — MKKNVLIVLGLVTFSGLYAQDNKKEQDSLKNNELSEVTIIGSRSKNRVKTDVPVPVDVFNVSEITKGAPQTSVTQILNYVAPSFTSNPTSTADATDHVDPAQLRGLGPDQVLILVNGKRRHTSALVNINGSPGRGSVGTDLNAIPSFAIERIEVLRDGAAAQYGSDAIAGVINIVLKKNANYLTGGIQYGANLSSGSNNFEGGADGQTAQIDLNYGTSLGKPGSFLNVTGTAVTRQATSRAGIRNNAIFNAYNAVENRAAQDGVEINSLFSNINTTGNSTQILSSLKQYAPQVSYFTTAQQNAIASASTIAQMQTALNFDVTNNELAYRGQQRSDYNMSVGQSELAAGQLYFNAKYPLSETTSLYSFGGVSYRGGKSYAFNRLPNGSGTFTQMYQNGFLPEIESKILDASAAVGVNTQLFGFDTDLSTNLGTNSFNYDVNNSINATLGTNSPFSFDAGKISFLQSTTNLDFSKKLDVLSGLNVAFGGEFRYENYQIKAGEEASYGLYDVNGDLVSGILPSNSPLIVTDFFGNKRGAGAQGFSGFQPSDAKEKDRKSGAAYVDLELNATEKWLINGAARYENYSDFGNTVTFKLASLLKLNDNINWRISGQTGFRAPSLQQRYFESSSTQFINGSPYQVGYFTNDSQAAKSIGIESLRPEKSKSISTGFTFKIPEANITIATDAYFTRINDRIVLSGQYSRPTDAQIGAATSPEQAEALTLFQQAFDLKGVERASFWTNGIDSETKGIDLVISQKYDVIQDFVIRNDLALSFNETKRVGDLHIPKSIIDAGGEPYIYSFFPESSRVYLEEAIPKLKANLMTTFNIKKLDIYLRNSYFGKVTDPGATDVNLDGFSSVYEHPEYSAKLVTDLSLGYQINEHLRATIGVNNIGDVYPDRNNPATPAFTNTTPTLSPAPSTDLTNANQFAYSRAVSQFGLNGRFGFARLSFKF, encoded by the coding sequence ATGAAGAAAAATGTACTAATCGTTTTAGGTCTTGTCACTTTTTCAGGACTTTATGCTCAGGACAATAAAAAAGAGCAGGATAGTTTAAAAAACAACGAACTGTCTGAAGTTACTATTATTGGATCAAGAAGTAAAAACAGAGTTAAAACAGATGTGCCAGTCCCAGTTGATGTTTTTAACGTATCAGAAATAACAAAAGGAGCACCGCAAACGAGCGTAACTCAAATTTTAAATTACGTTGCGCCGTCGTTTACGAGTAATCCAACATCTACAGCAGATGCAACAGACCACGTTGATCCTGCGCAATTAAGAGGATTAGGACCAGATCAGGTTCTTATTTTAGTAAACGGAAAAAGAAGGCATACAAGTGCTTTAGTAAATATAAACGGATCGCCAGGAAGAGGGTCTGTAGGAACAGACTTAAATGCAATTCCGTCTTTTGCTATAGAAAGAATAGAAGTTTTAAGAGATGGCGCTGCCGCGCAATACGGTTCTGATGCGATTGCGGGAGTTATTAATATTGTTCTAAAGAAAAACGCTAATTATTTGACAGGAGGAATTCAGTATGGAGCCAATCTATCTTCGGGATCAAATAATTTTGAAGGAGGAGCAGACGGTCAAACTGCCCAAATCGATTTAAACTACGGAACTTCATTAGGCAAACCGGGAAGCTTCTTAAATGTTACAGGGACTGCGGTGACAAGACAAGCAACCAGTAGAGCAGGAATTAGAAACAATGCTATTTTTAATGCCTACAATGCGGTTGAAAATAGAGCGGCACAAGATGGGGTCGAAATCAACTCTTTGTTTAGCAATATTAATACGACTGGAAACTCGACTCAAATTTTGTCTTCTTTAAAACAATATGCACCGCAAGTAAGTTATTTTACAACAGCACAGCAAAATGCTATTGCATCGGCTTCAACAATTGCGCAAATGCAGACTGCTTTAAATTTTGACGTAACTAATAACGAATTGGCTTACAGAGGTCAGCAGAGAAGTGATTATAATATGAGTGTTGGTCAATCAGAATTGGCTGCAGGACAATTGTATTTTAATGCTAAATATCCTTTGAGCGAAACCACTTCTTTATATTCCTTTGGAGGAGTTTCTTATAGAGGGGGTAAATCGTATGCGTTCAATAGATTGCCAAATGGTTCTGGTACTTTCACGCAAATGTACCAAAACGGATTCCTGCCAGAAATTGAATCAAAGATTTTAGATGCTTCCGCAGCTGTTGGTGTAAATACACAATTATTTGGGTTTGATACCGATTTAAGTACCAATTTAGGAACAAACTCTTTTAATTATGATGTGAATAATTCCATCAATGCAACTTTAGGAACTAATTCTCCTTTTAGTTTTGATGCCGGAAAAATTTCGTTTTTACAAAGCACAACCAATTTGGACTTTAGTAAAAAACTGGATGTTCTTTCTGGGCTGAACGTTGCTTTTGGAGGTGAATTCAGATATGAGAACTACCAAATTAAAGCAGGAGAAGAAGCTTCTTACGGATTGTATGATGTAAACGGAGATTTAGTATCAGGAATTTTACCTAGCAATTCACCATTGATTGTAACTGATTTCTTTGGAAATAAACGTGGAGCAGGAGCGCAAGGATTTTCAGGATTTCAGCCTTCTGATGCTAAGGAAAAAGATAGAAAAAGTGGTGCCGCTTATGTTGATTTAGAATTGAATGCCACTGAAAAATGGCTTATAAATGGAGCAGCACGTTATGAAAATTATTCAGATTTTGGAAATACAGTTACTTTCAAACTGGCTTCTCTTTTAAAATTAAATGATAATATCAATTGGAGGATTTCTGGACAAACTGGCTTTAGAGCGCCTTCTTTACAGCAAAGATACTTTGAATCAAGTTCTACTCAGTTTATTAACGGTTCTCCATATCAAGTGGGTTATTTTACAAACGATTCGCAAGCTGCAAAAAGTATTGGAATTGAAAGTTTAAGACCAGAGAAATCAAAAAGCATCAGTACAGGATTTACATTCAAAATTCCTGAAGCTAACATAACCATTGCAACTGATGCTTATTTTACAAGAATCAATGATCGTATTGTTTTGTCTGGACAATATTCTAGACCAACAGACGCGCAAATCGGTGCTGCAACTTCGCCAGAGCAGGCAGAAGCACTGACTTTATTTCAACAGGCATTTGATTTAAAAGGTGTAGAAAGAGCATCTTTCTGGACAAATGGAATTGATTCTGAAACAAAAGGAATTGATTTGGTGATTTCTCAAAAATATGATGTAATTCAGGATTTTGTAATTAGAAATGATTTGGCTTTAAGTTTTAATGAAACCAAAAGAGTAGGCGATTTACATATCCCAAAATCAATAATTGATGCAGGAGGAGAACCATATATTTATTCTTTCTTCCCAGAATCAAGCCGAGTGTATTTAGAAGAAGCGATTCCGAAACTGAAAGCCAATTTGATGACTACTTTCAATATTAAAAAACTGGATATCTATTTAAGAAACAGCTATTTTGGAAAAGTTACAGATCCAGGAGCAACAGATGTTAATCTTGACGGATTTTCTTCTGTGTATGAACATCCAGAATATAGCGCAAAATTGGTTACCGATTTGTCTTTAGGATATCAGATCAACGAGCATTTGAGAGCTACAATTGGAGTTAATAATATAGGAGATGTATATCCAGACAGAAATAATCCTGCAACTCCTGCATTTACAAACACAACTCCAACTTTGTCACCAGCGCCAAGTACAGATTTGACAAATGCGAATCAGTTTGCCTATTCAAGAGCAGTTTCTCAATTTGGATTAAATGGAAGATTTGGTTTTGCTCGTTTGAGCTTTAAATTTTAA
- a CDS encoding O-acetylhomoserine aminocarboxypropyltransferase/cysteine synthase family protein, with translation MSTQKFATNALHAGHDVTKNGSTRAVPIYQTSSYVFNNSDHAANLFGLAEAGFIYTRLNNPTNDVLEQRLAALEGGIGAVVTASGASAISTTLLTLLKAGDHIVASNSLYGGTYNLLKVTLPRLGITTTFVDPLKPENFTKAAKENTRAFFVESLGNPKLDVLDLKAISAEAKAFKVPFIVDNTVATPYLLNPIKYGADIVIHSLTKYIAGNGTSLGGVIIDAGNFDWANGKFPEFTEPSAGYHGLVYHEALGNAAFIAKARIEGLRDFGAALSPFNAFQIIQGLETLPIRIKKHSENALALAEWLEKQDEVVWVNYPGLKSSKYNALAKEYLPEGQSGIITFGLKGGFDAAKKVVDDTKLFSLLANIGDTKSLIIHPASTTHQQLTDEEQIETGVSKDLIRLSVGIEDIEDLIADLQTVFESVYVSQFSINKN, from the coding sequence ATGAGTACACAAAAATTTGCAACAAACGCATTACACGCAGGACACGATGTTACTAAAAACGGAAGCACAAGAGCGGTGCCAATTTACCAAACATCATCTTATGTATTTAACAATTCAGATCATGCAGCCAATTTATTTGGTCTTGCCGAAGCTGGATTTATTTATACAAGATTAAACAACCCGACAAACGACGTTTTAGAACAGCGTCTGGCAGCACTTGAAGGAGGAATCGGAGCTGTGGTAACCGCTTCTGGAGCATCTGCAATTTCTACTACATTATTGACTTTGCTAAAAGCGGGAGATCATATCGTAGCTTCAAATAGTTTATACGGCGGGACTTATAATCTGCTTAAAGTTACATTACCAAGATTAGGAATTACCACAACATTTGTAGATCCTTTAAAACCAGAAAACTTTACCAAAGCGGCAAAAGAAAATACAAGAGCTTTTTTTGTGGAATCTCTTGGTAATCCAAAATTAGATGTGCTAGACTTAAAAGCAATTTCGGCAGAAGCCAAAGCATTCAAAGTGCCATTTATAGTAGATAATACAGTTGCGACACCTTATTTGTTGAATCCAATTAAATATGGTGCCGATATTGTAATTCATTCCTTAACTAAATATATCGCAGGAAACGGAACTTCATTAGGAGGCGTTATCATTGATGCTGGAAACTTTGACTGGGCAAACGGAAAATTTCCTGAATTTACCGAGCCATCTGCAGGATACCACGGATTAGTATATCATGAAGCTTTAGGAAATGCAGCTTTTATAGCAAAAGCTCGAATTGAAGGTCTGCGTGATTTTGGTGCTGCTTTAAGTCCATTTAATGCGTTTCAGATTATTCAGGGACTAGAAACACTTCCAATTCGAATTAAGAAACACAGTGAAAATGCTTTGGCTCTAGCCGAATGGTTAGAAAAACAAGATGAGGTGGTTTGGGTAAATTATCCAGGATTAAAATCAAGTAAATATAATGCTTTAGCTAAAGAATATCTGCCAGAAGGACAAAGCGGTATTATCACTTTCGGATTAAAAGGTGGTTTTGATGCCGCTAAAAAAGTAGTCGATGATACCAAATTATTCTCTCTGCTAGCCAATATTGGTGATACAAAATCGCTGATTATTCACCCTGCAAGTACTACACACCAACAGTTAACAGATGAAGAACAAATAGAAACAGGAGTTTCTAAAGATTTAATTCGTCTGTCTGTAGGAATTGAAGATATTGAAGATTTAATTGCTGATTTGCAAACTGTTTTTGAGAGCGTTTATGTTTCTCAATTCAGCATCAATAAAAATTAG
- a CDS encoding aspartate kinase: protein MSKLKINIILFGIGNIGSTLINQIVESQEFFLESKNVDFHFPIITNSTVAFFEKEGVGYAWETNFRQLAVPFKVEDIVEFAQENEFENLIAVDATASDELVKHYNTLIKNGFNIVAVNKKANTLPIDLYKELRADLKKYGKEFLYETSVETGIPVLQTLRDLYYSGEKITKIRGVFSDNLSYVFNRFSSEEVSFSSVLKDASLLGLMKSNFKEDLSGNDTARKLLILAREIGKDFELSDIEIKPFITKDHLEKNGVLNKDALDKSFKITKITQAENHVLRYVGEFDVEKGTLEVKLISEPVDSPIGQLKGSDAIFEIFTQSYADIPIVIQSAPPCKQAISRGIITDILKIAERIRSKEAVWL from the coding sequence ATGTCAAAGCTTAAAATAAACATTATCCTTTTCGGAATTGGAAATATCGGAAGTACTTTGATTAATCAGATTGTCGAAAGTCAGGAGTTTTTTCTTGAAAGCAAAAACGTCGATTTTCATTTTCCAATAATAACCAATTCGACGGTTGCTTTTTTTGAGAAAGAAGGTGTTGGTTATGCATGGGAAACCAATTTTAGACAATTGGCAGTTCCTTTTAAAGTAGAAGATATTGTTGAATTTGCACAAGAAAACGAATTTGAAAACTTGATTGCCGTAGATGCAACAGCCAGCGATGAATTGGTAAAGCATTACAATACGCTAATCAAAAACGGATTTAATATTGTAGCGGTAAACAAAAAAGCCAATACGCTCCCGATTGATTTATATAAAGAATTACGAGCAGATCTTAAAAAGTATGGCAAAGAGTTTCTATATGAAACCTCTGTAGAAACTGGAATTCCTGTTTTGCAGACCTTAAGAGATTTGTATTATTCGGGCGAAAAAATCACAAAAATTCGAGGTGTTTTCTCTGATAATCTAAGTTATGTCTTTAATCGATTTTCATCAGAAGAAGTTTCATTTTCATCTGTTTTAAAAGATGCGAGTCTTTTAGGATTAATGAAGTCAAACTTTAAAGAAGATCTCTCAGGAAATGATACTGCGAGAAAACTTTTGATCTTGGCCAGAGAAATAGGAAAGGATTTTGAGCTTTCTGACATTGAAATCAAGCCATTTATAACCAAAGACCATTTGGAGAAAAACGGGGTGCTAAACAAAGATGCTCTCGATAAATCTTTTAAAATTACCAAAATTACTCAAGCTGAAAATCATGTGTTAAGATATGTGGGTGAGTTTGATGTAGAAAAAGGCACTTTGGAAGTTAAGTTGATTTCAGAACCAGTAGATTCTCCAATTGGACAATTGAAAGGTTCTGATGCCATTTTTGAAATTTTCACTCAATCTTATGCCGACATTCCTATCGTAATTCAAAGTGCTCCACCATGTAAACAAGCAATTTCAAGAGGAATTATAACCGATATTCTAAAAATTGCGGAACGAATTAGGAGCAAAGAAGCCGTTTGGCTTTAA
- a CDS encoding alpha/beta fold hydrolase produces MENIPNPIIIQDFITESGATYHSIPLSFTLAGQPLHSAPIVLVNHALTGNSQVTGENGWWNDLIGEGKTIDTTVYTILAFDIPGNGSNSFLIENYLDFTARDIARIFIEGIKALNIEKLYAIIGGSVGGGIAWEILALAPNITENLIPIASDWKSTDWLIANCFLQEQILNNSSKPIEDARIHAMLCYRSPESFKEKFQRTINQDLLIFNIESWLAHHGKKLQKRFQLSSYKLMNQLLKTIDITRNSQSFENLLSKTTASIHIIGINSDLFFTAKENVETYEELKKFKDNVFYSEIDSVHGHDAFLIEYKQLDHLLADIFKAETIKK; encoded by the coding sequence TTGGAAAATATACCAAATCCCATTATAATTCAAGATTTCATCACAGAAAGTGGTGCAACTTATCATTCTATACCATTAAGTTTTACGCTGGCAGGACAACCTTTGCACAGCGCGCCTATTGTTTTGGTTAATCATGCTTTAACTGGAAATTCGCAAGTTACTGGCGAAAACGGCTGGTGGAATGACTTGATTGGCGAAGGTAAAACCATTGATACTACTGTTTACACCATTCTAGCTTTTGATATTCCAGGAAATGGGAGCAATTCTTTCCTAATCGAAAACTATCTAGATTTTACTGCAAGAGACATTGCCAGAATTTTTATTGAAGGAATAAAAGCTTTAAATATTGAAAAGCTTTATGCTATCATTGGAGGTTCTGTTGGAGGTGGAATTGCTTGGGAAATTTTAGCTTTAGCGCCAAATATCACAGAAAACCTTATTCCGATTGCGAGCGACTGGAAATCGACTGATTGGCTTATTGCAAATTGCTTCTTACAAGAGCAAATTTTGAATAATTCTTCGAAGCCAATCGAAGACGCCAGAATACATGCAATGCTTTGTTACCGTTCGCCAGAATCTTTTAAAGAAAAATTTCAGCGTACGATCAATCAAGATCTTTTGATTTTTAATATCGAAAGCTGGCTGGCACATCATGGGAAAAAATTGCAGAAAAGATTCCAATTGTCTTCTTATAAATTAATGAATCAGTTGCTTAAAACAATTGATATTACTAGAAATAGTCAAAGTTTTGAAAATTTATTGTCTAAAACGACGGCTTCAATTCATATCATCGGAATCAATTCGGATTTGTTTTTTACAGCAAAAGAAAACGTAGAAACCTACGAAGAATTGAAGAAATTTAAAGACAATGTTTTCTATAGCGAAATTGATTCGGTTCACGGACATGACGCTTTTTTAATCGAGTACAAACAATTAGATCATTTACTTGCCGATATTTTTAAGGCAGAAACAATAAAGAAATAA
- the thrA gene encoding bifunctional aspartate kinase/homoserine dehydrogenase I, with amino-acid sequence MKVLKFGGKSLANGEGLNKVVSIISDKVSQGEKIAVVVSARGNATDELEFILSIAAKNGSYKELLENFKKYQISDYPNVDLSEEFNVLDKLFEGVSLIGDYSKKIKDQILSKGELLSAKLLTAILLEKGIPANFVDTRELLKTDSKFGDAQPLEQLSKKNVVNYFKEHNGETVNIVTGFIGSNNNNDTTTLGRNGSNYTASLIANYLNAEELQNFTHVDGIYTANPDLVADAKKIEYLSFNEANELANFGATILHAKTIIPLLEKNIPLRILNTFNHENRGTLITSDSSKEGIKTLSVLENVSLVNLEGRGLLGKAGVDARIFKVMGDHNISVSIISQGSSERGIGLVVATEKATLAMVELEKEFENDFYSKDVNQITVTDNVSVISIIGQDLSTFHKPYTALIKNKIVPILFNNTVTGKNVSLVVKKEELNKALNVIHGEIFGVSKKINIAIFGHGLVGGTLINQILESAAAIEKRKDIKLNVFAIANSKKLLLNKYGVTSNWKNDIAAKGEAYTIKDIIAYANEHHLENLIAIDNTASATFVENYIPLVESSFDLISSNKVANTLTYGFYKELRKALAENQKNYLYETNVGAGLPLIDTIKLLHLSGENITKIKGVFSGTLSYLFNNFSAKDAPFSEILQEAIDNGYTEPDPREDLCGNDVGRKLLILARELDLQNEFEEISIQNLIPEHLREGSAADFLTKLKEFDPIYAKIKAEQQPNHVLRYIGELSGDLQNDKGNLEVKLVSVPKDTALGGLKGSDSFFEIYTESYGDRPIVIQGAGAGSAVTARGVFGDILRLSDKG; translated from the coding sequence ATGAAAGTATTAAAATTTGGAGGTAAATCGTTAGCAAACGGAGAAGGACTTAACAAAGTTGTTTCAATCATTTCTGATAAAGTAAGTCAAGGTGAAAAAATTGCCGTTGTGGTTTCTGCACGCGGAAATGCTACAGACGAATTGGAGTTTATTTTGAGCATTGCTGCTAAAAACGGCAGTTACAAGGAATTATTAGAGAATTTTAAAAAATATCAAATATCAGATTATCCGAATGTAGATTTATCGGAAGAATTCAATGTCTTAGATAAGCTTTTTGAAGGCGTAAGTTTAATTGGAGATTACAGCAAAAAAATCAAAGATCAGATTTTGTCAAAAGGAGAATTGCTTTCGGCTAAATTATTGACGGCTATTTTATTGGAAAAAGGAATTCCAGCCAATTTTGTAGATACAAGAGAATTGTTGAAAACCGATTCTAAATTTGGTGATGCACAACCTTTGGAACAGCTTTCAAAGAAAAACGTAGTCAATTATTTTAAAGAACATAATGGCGAAACGGTTAATATAGTTACAGGCTTCATTGGCTCAAACAACAACAACGACACAACTACTTTAGGTAGAAATGGCAGTAACTATACCGCTTCGTTAATCGCAAATTATTTAAATGCTGAAGAATTACAAAACTTCACGCATGTAGACGGAATCTATACGGCAAATCCAGATTTGGTTGCCGATGCTAAGAAAATTGAATATTTATCTTTCAATGAAGCAAATGAGCTGGCAAATTTTGGCGCAACGATTCTGCATGCCAAAACGATTATTCCTTTGTTGGAAAAGAATATTCCATTACGTATTTTAAATACATTCAACCACGAAAATCGCGGCACCTTAATTACTTCAGATTCTTCTAAAGAAGGAATTAAAACGCTTTCTGTTTTAGAAAATGTTTCTCTTGTAAATTTGGAAGGACGTGGATTACTAGGAAAAGCAGGCGTCGATGCCAGAATTTTTAAAGTAATGGGAGATCACAATATCAGTGTGAGTATCATTTCGCAAGGATCTTCAGAAAGAGGAATTGGCTTGGTTGTAGCGACTGAAAAAGCTACACTTGCAATGGTGGAATTAGAAAAAGAGTTCGAAAACGACTTTTATTCAAAAGACGTAAACCAAATTACCGTGACAGATAATGTATCGGTAATTTCGATTATCGGGCAGGATTTGAGCACTTTTCATAAACCATACACCGCTTTAATCAAAAATAAAATTGTTCCGATTTTGTTTAACAATACTGTAACGGGCAAAAACGTGAGTTTGGTTGTTAAAAAAGAAGAATTAAATAAAGCCTTAAATGTAATTCACGGAGAGATCTTTGGTGTTTCTAAGAAAATAAATATCGCGATTTTTGGCCACGGATTAGTAGGCGGAACTTTAATCAATCAGATTTTAGAATCGGCTGCGGCAATTGAAAAGCGTAAAGATATTAAGCTGAATGTGTTCGCTATAGCAAATTCTAAAAAACTGCTTTTAAACAAATATGGCGTTACTAGCAATTGGAAAAATGATATCGCGGCTAAAGGTGAAGCTTACACCATTAAAGATATTATAGCTTACGCAAACGAACATCATTTAGAGAACTTAATTGCAATTGATAATACTGCAAGTGCAACTTTCGTTGAGAATTATATTCCGCTTGTAGAAAGCAGTTTCGATTTGATTTCTTCGAATAAAGTGGCTAATACTTTGACGTACGGTTTTTATAAAGAATTAAGAAAAGCTTTGGCAGAAAACCAAAAGAATTACTTATACGAAACCAATGTTGGTGCAGGTTTACCGTTAATTGATACCATTAAATTATTGCACCTTTCAGGAGAAAATATCACAAAAATTAAAGGAGTTTTCTCTGGAACATTAAGTTATTTATTCAATAATTTCTCTGCGAAAGATGCGCCTTTCAGCGAAATCTTGCAAGAAGCAATTGATAACGGATATACAGAACCAGATCCGCGTGAGGATTTATGCGGAAATGATGTTGGTAGAAAATTATTAATTTTAGCTAGAGAATTAGATTTGCAAAATGAATTTGAAGAAATCTCAATTCAGAATTTAATTCCAGAACACTTACGTGAAGGAAGTGCTGCCGATTTCTTGACGAAATTAAAAGAATTCGACCCAATTTATGCTAAAATAAAAGCAGAACAGCAGCCAAATCACGTGTTGAGATATATTGGGGAATTGTCTGGAGATTTGCAGAATGACAAAGGAAATCTTGAAGTAAAATTAGTTTCAGTGCCAAAAGATACTGCATTAGGCGGATTAAAAGGTTCTGATTCTTTCTTCGAAATTTACACAGAATCTTACGGAGATCGTCCAATTGTTATTCAAGGAGCTGGTGCAGGTTCTGCGGTAACGGCAAGAGGAGTTTTCGGAGATATTTTGAGATTGTCGGATAAAGGATAA
- a CDS encoding OsmC family protein codes for MKVTLNRVNDAFHFKLKNERGHIVDVDSRAEFGGSDLGASPMELVLMGVAGCSAIDMISILKKQRQEITSFNAEVEGTRVQIEEAKPFKEIDVVFYLEGEINPEKAKKAAQLSFEKYCSVAKTVEPTVTIKYKVVLNNEAL; via the coding sequence ATGAAAGTAACCTTAAACAGAGTAAATGACGCATTTCATTTTAAACTAAAAAATGAACGCGGACATATAGTTGACGTTGACAGCAGAGCCGAATTTGGCGGAAGCGATTTAGGAGCAAGTCCAATGGAATTGGTATTAATGGGGGTTGCAGGATGCAGCGCTATAGATATGATTTCGATTTTAAAGAAACAGCGTCAGGAAATTACTTCTTTTAACGCTGAGGTTGAAGGAACAAGAGTTCAAATCGAAGAAGCAAAACCTTTTAAAGAAATCGATGTGGTTTTTTATTTAGAAGGAGAAATCAATCCAGAAAAAGCCAAAAAAGCAGCGCAGCTTTCTTTCGAGAAATACTGTTCTGTTGCCAAAACAGTTGAGCCAACGGTAACAATTAAATACAAAGTTGTCCTGAACAACGAAGCTTTGTAA
- a CDS encoding trans-sulfuration enzyme family protein yields the protein MNTEEFGFETQAIRTQLERSQYLEHSVPLYLSSSFVFEDAEDMRASFTEEKERNIYSRFSNPNTSEFVDKICKMEGAESGYAFATGMAAVYSTFAALLNSGDHIVSASSVFGSTHALFMTYFPKWNIETSYFEINKPETIESFIKPNTKILYAESPTNPGVDVIDLELLGNIAKKHNLILIIDNCFATPYLQQPIKFGAHLVIHSATKLIDGQGRVLGGVTVGDAELIRQIYLFSRNTGPALSPFNAWVLSKSLETLAVRVDRHCENALKVAEFLESHPNVNSVKYPFLKSHPQYEIAKKQMKAGGNIIAFEIKGGIEAGRKFLNSIQLCSLSANIGDTRTIVTHPASTTHSKLSEEDQLAVGITQGLVRVSVGLETVEDVIADLKQALA from the coding sequence ATGAATACAGAAGAATTTGGTTTTGAAACACAAGCCATAAGAACACAATTAGAGAGATCTCAATATTTAGAACATTCGGTGCCTTTGTACCTTTCATCAAGCTTCGTTTTTGAAGATGCTGAAGATATGAGAGCTTCGTTTACAGAAGAAAAAGAAAGAAATATTTACAGCCGTTTCAGCAATCCAAACACTTCGGAGTTTGTAGACAAGATCTGCAAAATGGAAGGTGCCGAATCTGGTTACGCTTTTGCAACAGGAATGGCAGCAGTATATTCTACTTTTGCAGCATTGTTAAATTCTGGAGATCATATTGTTTCTGCAAGCAGTGTTTTTGGTTCTACTCACGCTTTGTTTATGACTTATTTTCCAAAATGGAATATCGAAACTTCTTATTTCGAAATCAATAAGCCAGAAACAATCGAAAGTTTTATTAAGCCAAATACCAAAATATTATACGCCGAATCTCCGACAAATCCAGGAGTGGATGTAATCGATTTAGAACTGTTAGGAAATATTGCTAAAAAACACAATTTGATTTTAATAATCGACAACTGTTTTGCAACACCTTATTTACAGCAGCCAATTAAATTTGGAGCACATTTGGTTATCCATTCAGCAACAAAATTAATCGACGGACAAGGACGCGTCTTAGGCGGAGTTACTGTTGGAGACGCAGAATTAATCAGACAGATTTATTTGTTCTCTAGAAACACAGGTCCAGCTTTATCACCTTTTAATGCTTGGGTTCTTTCAAAAAGTTTAGAGACACTTGCCGTTCGTGTTGACAGACACTGCGAAAATGCTTTAAAAGTTGCTGAGTTTTTAGAAAGTCACCCGAATGTAAACAGCGTAAAATACCCATTCTTGAAATCGCATCCGCAATATGAAATTGCTAAAAAGCAAATGAAAGCTGGTGGAAACATCATCGCATTCGAAATTAAAGGTGGGATCGAAGCGGGAAGAAAATTCCTGAATTCAATTCAACTTTGCTCATTATCTGCAAATATTGGAGATACAAGAACAATTGTTACGCATCCGGCTTCAACAACACACAGCAAATTATCTGAAGAAGATCAATTGGCAGTTGGAATCACACAAGGATTAGTTCGTGTTTCTGTTGGTTTGGAAACTGTTGAAGATGTAATTGCAGATTTGAAACAAGCGTTGGCTTAA
- a CDS encoding RDD family protein — protein sequence MSDRVYILDKKILASNRKRFEGFIIDFIFTIILIFISGFVIVITGNIFNWDIFSIWQRFVTDSTYVAFFTFLMLNYFFMECFFGASMGKFATGIVVVTEKGTKPNFIKILIRTFCRLIPFDVLSFLGKSGTFWHDSISKTHVVVRSELEKDMEIFYQIDLIGVKEVI from the coding sequence ATGAGTGATAGAGTTTACATTCTTGATAAAAAAATACTTGCTTCAAATAGAAAACGTTTTGAAGGTTTTATTATTGATTTTATTTTTACAATTATTTTAATTTTTATTTCTGGTTTTGTAATTGTAATAACAGGAAATATTTTTAATTGGGATATATTCTCCATTTGGCAAAGATTTGTTACTGATTCTACTTATGTGGCATTTTTTACTTTTTTGATGCTTAATTATTTTTTTATGGAGTGTTTTTTTGGTGCGTCTATGGGGAAATTTGCTACAGGTATCGTGGTCGTTACTGAAAAGGGTACAAAGCCAAATTTTATTAAGATTCTTATTCGTACCTTTTGTCGCTTAATTCCTTTTGATGTATTATCATTTTTAGGAAAATCTGGCACTTTCTGGCATGATTCTATATCAAAAACTCATGTTGTAGTGAGAAGTGAACTTGAAAAAGATATGGAAATCTTTTATCAGATCGATTTGATTGGAGTAAAAGAAGTAATTTGA